The Candidatus Hydrogenisulfobacillus filiaventi sequence GTTCCACCACAGCGACCACACATCGTCCACCCCGGCCAGGTAGCTGGTCAGGCGCTCGAGCCCGTAGGTGATCTCCGCCGACACCGGCCGGCATTCCTCCCCGCCCACCTGCTGGAAGTAGGTGAACTGGGTAATCTCCATCCCGTCCAGCCACACCTCCCAGCCCAGGCCCCAGGCCCCCAGGCTGGGTGCCTCCCAGTTGTCCTCCACGAAGCGGACATCATGCCGCCGGCGGTCCAGGCCCAACGCCTCCAGGCTCTTCAGGTAGACCTCCAGCACGTCATCCGGGGCCGGCTTCAGCAGCACCTGGAACTGGTGATGCTGGTAGAGGCGGTTGGGGTTCTCCCCGTACCGCCCGTCCACCGGGCGCCGCGAGGGCTGCACGTAGGCCACCTTCCAGGGCTGCGGACCCAGGGCCCGGAAGAAGGTGAGGGGATGCATGGTGCCCGCCCCCATCTCCACATCATAGGGCTCGGCCAGAAGCGCCCCCTGCTGCCGCCAGAAATCCTTGAGGGCCCAGATCACGCCTTCCACCGTGACCGGGGCCGTATCCGTCTTGTCCGCCACCCCTAACCCTCCAACCGCGCGCCCGGGGCCGGCACCCGGCCGTCCAGGCGCGCCACCTGGTCCAGAAATTTCCACGCCCGCGGGGTCCGGCCCAGCTGCCAGGCGGCGTACTCCCGCGTCGCCTGCTCGATCTGCCGGGCCACCGCCCCGCCCGCCGCCACCCGGACTGCCTCCGCCCGCCGCCAGGCGGCCAGGGTCTGCACCGCCCCCGCCGAAAGCTCGAGACCGGCGCCCGGCACGGTGCGGGTCCGGCAGGCGGGGCAGAGCAGGCCGCCCTGCCCGTAGTCCAGGTAGAACGGCCCCGGCCGTCCGGCCGTCGCCTCCCCGCAGGCGCTGCAATGCTCCCACTCCAGACCGAAGCCGCCCGCCTCCAGCAGCCGCCAGAGCACCGCCAGGCCGATGCCGCCGGCAGCCGGGGCCCCCCCGTCCAGCGCGGCCAGACCGGCGTGCAGCGCGGCAAAGGCGTCGGGGGCGGGGTCGTGCTCGGAAAAGAGCTCCTCCGCCAGGCCGGTCCAGGCCGCCGCCCAGGCGGTGCGGTCCAGATCGGCGCGCACGCGCGGGAAGCCTTCCACCAGCTCCGCGCCCGTCACCGTCTCCAGGGCCGAACGCCCCCGGTAGAGCAGCACCACGCTGTGGGAGAAGGGGTAGAGCCCGGCGGCCAGCGTGCTCTTGGGGCGCCGCACCCCCCGGGCCACGGCCGCCACCCGTCCGTGCTCGCGGCAGAGCAGCCCCACCAGGCTGTCCGCCTCCCGGTAGGGGCGGGCCCGCAGCACGATGGCATGGTCCCGGTAGACCGCCAATGCCTACTCCTCCCCGTAGCCGAACCGGCGCAACCACCCGGCTTCATTGCGCCAATGCTTGCGCACCTTCACCCACAGGTCAAGGTAGACCCGGTGGCCGAAGTAGGCCTCCAGGTCCAGTCGGGCCGCCTGTCCGATGCTCTTCAGCATGCGGCCGCCCTCCCCGATGAGGATGGCCTTCTGCCCTTCCCGCTCCACATAGATGGCCGCCCGGATGTAGGTGAGGTCCGGCCCCTTGGCCGTTTTCTCCTCCACCGTCACCGCCACCGCGTGCGGAACCTCCTCCCGCACCGCCAGCAGCACCTTTTCGCGGATGACCTCCGCCACATAGAAGTCCTCGGCCTGGTCGGTCACCATGTCCTCGGGGAAGAAGGGCGGACCGGGCGGCAGGGCCTCCGCCAGCGCCGCCAGCAGCGCGTCCAGGCCCGCGCCGGTGAGAGCGGAAACGGTAAAGCGCCGGCGGTAGGCCATGAGGCCGGCGTAAGCCTGCTCCCGCGCCGCCAGCCGCGCCGGCTCCAGGGCATCCGCTTTGTTGGCCACCAGCCAGGCGGGCGTGGCCTGGCGGGCCAGCAGGGCCGCCACCCGCTGGTCCTCCTCGTTGGGATCGCGGGTGAGGTCGGCCACGTGCCAGACCAGGTCCGCCTCGCGCAGCGCCCGTTCTGCCTGGGCCACCATCCGCTCCCCCAGCTTGTGCAGCGGGCGGTGAATGCCGGGGGTGTCCACCAGCGCCGCCTGTAACCCGGGCCGGTGCAGGATGCCCCGGATGGCGTTGCGGGTGGTCTGGGCCTTGGGGGCCACGATGGCCACCTTGCTGCCGACCAGGGCGTTGAGGAGGGTGGACTTGCCTACGTTAGGCCGTCCCGCCAGCGCCACAAAGCCGGACCGGAACCCCTCCGCCGTCTCCGGTGTACCTGCCACCGCGCCTACTCCCCCTTGTCCTCGCCGGTCCCGTCGCCCGCCCCCGGCAGGGGCAGGCGCCGCCGCTCCGGCCCGGCGTCCCCCCCGCCGGCGCGGCGGACCACCGCCCGCACGATCCGGCGGCCGACCACCTTGGCGGCGGTGAACTCCAGCCCTTCCTCCCGCACGGTTTCCCCTTCCACCGGCGCCCGGCCCAGGAGGTGCAGGATGAGCCCGCCCACCGTGTCGAAGTCCTCGTGGGGCAGGTCCAGGTCCCAGTACTCATTGAGGTCATCGATGGGCAGGGTCCCGTCCACCTCCAGGGTGTCGGGGTCGATGACCTTCAAGGGCACCTCCTCGGTGTCGTACTCGTCGTGAATCTCGCCCACGATCTCCTCCAGCACGTCCTGCATGGTGACCATGCCGGCGGTGCCGCCGTACTCGTCCAGCACCACCGCAATCTGGGTGCGGGCCCGCCGGAAGTCGGCCAGGAGGTCGTTCACCCGCTTGGACTCCGGCACGTAGAGCACGGGGCGGATGAGCTCCTTGATGGGGGTGGCATGGTCCCGTTCCTTCAGGTAGGCCAGGATGTCGCGGGCGAAGATCACGCCGATCACGTTGTCGATGGTGCCCTCATACACCGGCAGACGGGAGTGGCCGTAATGGATGACCGCATCCCAGCTTTCCCCCAGGGTGGCGGTCTCGGGCACCGCATCGATATCGATGCGGGGCACCATCACCTCGCGCACCATGGTGTCACCGAGGTCGAAGATGCCCTGGATCATCTCCCGCTCGTTCTCCTCCAGCAGCCCTTGCTCCTCGCCCACCTCCACCATGTTGCGGATCTCCTCCTCGGTCAGCAGGCGGCCGCCCTCGGTCTTGCCCCCCAGCATCCGGACCAGCCCCACCCCGAACCAGGTCAGCACCTGCACCACCGGGTAGAAGAGCCGGGCCGAGATCTCCATGAAACGGGCCATGCGCAGGGCTACCATTTCCGGGCTGTGCGCGGCGTAGGTCTTGGGGGCGATCTCGGCCAGCACCAGCACGGCCACCGACATCACCACCGTGGCCAGCACCACCCCGTAGCGGGGGTCGAGGCCGATAAAAAAGGCGGTGGCCACTGTGGAGGCCATCACGTTACTGATATTGTTCCCGAACAATACGGTTCCCAGGATGCGGTTGGGGGAATGGGCCAACCGTTCCAGCCAGCGGGCATGGGGCCGTTCCTGATCCACCAGGGCCCGCACCTTGCCTCGCGAGAGCGCCATCATGGCGGTTTCCGACATCGAGTAGAGGGCGGAAAGGCCGAGCAGGACGGCCAGCAGGATCAGGGACCCCCACTCCGACCCGTTCACGGACTCTTACCGTCCTCCTCTCCGGTGGGGGGCTTGGGGTATCCAGAACATCAGCGCCGCCACCGCCACGAGCAGGCCCAGCCAGGCGAGTGTCGCCGCCGGTTGCCGTTCCCATCGTAACATAAGGAAGGCCGGCAAACGGCCCAGGCGGGGCAAAAACACCCATAAGCCCAGCACCACCGCCCCCGCCGCCGCCAGCAGCACCGCCGCCGCCGCCACGTCCTTGGCCGTCTTGGCCAGGCGCCGGATCTCGGGACTGATGAGGTCGACCACCGCCTCCAGGGCGGTGTTGAAGAGCTCCGCCACCATCACCACCACAATCGCCAGCAGCACCGCGATGAAGTCACGGATCGGCAGCTGTTCCACCCACGACAGCACCAGCACCAGGGCCGCGATGAGGACGTGCACCCGCAGGTTGCGCTGGGTGCGCAGGGCGTACCACAGGCCTTCAAACGCATACAGGAAGGAGGCCCACAGGTTCTCAGCCCGCATCACGCGACAATCCCAACGGGGCCAGGATGGCCTCCGTGCGGGCCATCATGCGCGCTTCGTCCTCGGGATCGGCGTGGTCCCAGCCCAGGAGGTGCAGCACCCCGTGCACCGCCAGGAAGCCCAGCTCACGCTCCAGGGAATGGCCGTACTCCTCCGCCTGCGCCCGCGCCCGCTCCACCGAAATCACAATGTCCCCCAACAGGGCGGCGCCTTCCTCCCCGCCGCCCAGGGTCTCGCCCTCCCGCTGAGGGAAGGAGAGCACGTCCGTGGGCCGGTCGATGCCGCGGTACTCCCGGTTCAAGGCCTGCACTGCCGCGTCATCGGTCAGCACCACGCTGACCTCGGCCTCCTCCTCCCCTTCCATGCGCAAGGCGGCTTCAACCGCCCGTCGGACCACGTCCGCCCAGCCGGCGGACCATCCGGGGGGGCTTTCCACCCACACCTCCACGCCCTTGGCTCCTTTCCATCTCCTTGAGGACCGGCTCGGGGTATTCGATGCGCTGGTGAAAGACCCCGGTCAGCACCCGGGTAAAGGTCCGGGCGATGATATCCAGCTCCTTCAAGGTGAGATTGGAATCGTCCAGCTGGCCGTCCTCCAGCCGGTCCTTGATGATGCGGCGCACCACCTGTTCGATGTTCTGGGCGGTGGGGTGCTTCAGGGTGCGGGCCGTAGCCTCACTGGCGTCGGCCAGCATGACGATGGCCGTCTCCTTGCTCTGCGGCCGCGGGCCCTCATACCGGAAGTCGTCCTCCACCACCCCCTCGCCCGTGTCCAGCTGCCGCGCCTTCTCGTAGAAGTATTTGATGAGGGTGGTGCCGTGGTGCTGGCGGATGAAGTCCACGATGGCATCGGGCAGATGGTGCTTTTTGGCCAGTTCCACCCCGTCCCGCACATGGGAGGCGATGATGAGGGCGGAAAGGCTGGGCGACAGCTTATCGTGCGGGTTTTCGGCCCCGAACTGGTTGTCGACGAAAAAGTAAGGACGCTTGGACTTGCCGATATCGTGGTAGTAGGCCCCCACCCGTGCCAGCAGGGAGTTGCCCCCCACCGCCTCCGTGGCCGCCTCGGCCAGGTTGCCCACCACCATGCTGTGATGATAGGTGCCGGGCGCCTCCACCAGCAGGTGGCGCAGCAGGGGCTGATTAGGGTTGGAGAGCTCGATCAGCTTGATGGAGGTGATGATGCCGAAGGGGGCCTCCAGGAAGGGGATGGACCCCATGGCCACCACCGCCGCCAGCACCCCGTCCACCAGGCCCCACACCAGCTCCTGCCAGACCTCCAGTTGGGCCAGCACCGCGCCCTCCATGATGTAGAGGCCGGCCAGGGTGACCAGGTTGACCAGCCCCACCACCAGCCCGGTCAGGATGATGTCGTTGCGGTGGGCGATGCGGCTGATCCCGATCACCCCCGCCACCCCGCCCACGAAGGAGACCAGGGCCACGTTGGCTTCGGCCCCGGTCAGCACCGCGATGCTGAGCGCCAGCACCCCCGCCAGGACCAGGCCCAGGCCGGTGTCCACCAGTTCCGCCACCATGATGGCCGCCGCCGGCACCACCAGGTCGCTCAAAGCCGGCACGCTGGACAGGGTCTGGGACCCGATCAGGGCCAGCACGGTGATAATGCCGGTGATGATGGTCAGCCCCCGCGTCTGCAGCACGTTACGGCGGAAGAACCAGAAGTAGCCGCCAAGAATGGCGGTCAGCACCCCGGCGAGCATGGCCGACCCCAGAAAGGGGGCGGGATCGAAGCCCTGGTCGAGCAGGCCCAGCTCCTTCAGCACCGCGATGTCGGCGGGGGTGACGCGCTGGCCCTGCACCAGTACCTGCTCGCCCTTCAAGATCTTGACCACCGGAACCGCCGCCGCCGCCCGCTCCCGCCGCTCCCGGGTCACCTGCCGGTTCAGGAACATGTTCGGGCGCACCAGCTGCCGGCTGAGGGCCGCCAGGAAGGCCCGCAGCCCGGGATCGGTCTCCTCCTGTCCCGCCAGCTGGCTGGCAAACGCCTGCGCCTCATCCCGGCCCAGCGGGGTGTTGCGCACCCCGTTACCGTTACCCATCACCGAGGCCAGCACCACCAGGGTGTCCTGCTGCAACCGCTTCAAGCCTGCCGGCGGCTGGGACAGCACCTGGCCCCACACCGCCGGGGGGATGCCGATGGGGATGAGACGGGCCAGGGCCGCCTCCCGCTCCGCCAGCGGCACCGCCGAATCCGCGGCCATAGCCCCGATGAGGGAGAAGTCGTCCGCCGCCTGCTGGTCGACCTGGGTCAGCACCCGCGGGTCGGTGGTGTAGACATCCGGCACCGCCCGCGCCGCCGCCGCCCGCGCCCGGGCGGTGGCCGCCCAGTCCACCACCCCGAAGGGGGCATAGACGTTGCGGGGAGCCAGGTCGCCCACCCGCACCTGCACCCGCTGGGCGTAAAGGGCAATCGAAAAGATGAGGGTGACCGCCAGCCAGACCGCCCCCGCCACCAGCAGCTGGCGGGCTTTCCAGGTTTCCAGCCAGCGGGGGGCCTGGCCGCGAACGGCCGTCCACCACGCCTGCCCGCGCTCGATGGGTTTCACCGGTCGTTCCCCTCCCGGTCCGCCGCCTCGGCCGCCTCATAGGCCGCGACGATGGCCGCCACCAGCGGGTGGCGCACCACGTCGCGATGGTCAAGGGTAACCACCGCGATCCCCGGCACCCGGGCCAGGATGCGGGAGGCGGTCGCCAGCCCGGAGGCCGTGCCCCGGGGCAGGTCCACCTGGGTCAGGTCCCCGGTCACCACCGCCCGGGACCCCTGCCCCAGGCGGGTCAGGAACATCTTCATCTGCTCATGGGTGGTGTTCTGGGCCTCGTCCAGGATGATGAAGCTCTGGGTGAGGCTGCGCCCCCGCATGTAGGCCAGGGGTGCCACCTCGATCTGCCCCCGCTCCCGATAGCGGAGGGCGGCTTCGCTGCCCAGCATCTCGAAGAGGGCATCGTACAGCGGCCGCAGGTAGGGATCCACCTTCTCCTCCAGCGCCCCCGGCAAGAAGCCCAGCTTCTCGCCGGCCTCCACCGCCGGCC is a genomic window containing:
- the glyQ gene encoding glycyl-tRNA synthetase (alpha subunit) (Evidence 2a : Function from experimental evidences in other organisms; PubMedId : 12682299, 15890195; Product type e : enzyme) produces the protein MADKTDTAPVTVEGVIWALKDFWRQQGALLAEPYDVEMGAGTMHPLTFFRALGPQPWKVAYVQPSRRPVDGRYGENPNRLYQHHQFQVLLKPAPDDVLEVYLKSLEALGLDRRRHDVRFVEDNWEAPSLGAWGLGWEVWLDGMEITQFTYFQQVGGEECRPVSAEITYGLERLTSYLAGVDDVWSLWWNPEVSYRDLFQRVEWEQATYSFEAAEPRVLMDLFTTYEAESRRLIEAGVLRPGYEYLLKASHVFNLLDARGAIAVTERQAYLGRLRALARKAARSWLAAGTAAEEVR
- the recO gene encoding DNA repair protein RecO; the encoded protein is MAVYRDHAIVLRARPYREADSLVGLLCREHGRVAAVARGVRRPKSTLAAGLYPFSHSVVLLYRGRSALETVTGAELVEGFPRVRADLDRTAWAAAWTGLAEELFSEHDPAPDAFAALHAGLAALDGGAPAAGGIGLAVLWRLLEAGGFGLEWEHCSACGEATAGRPGPFYLDYGQGGLLCPACRTRTVPGAGLELSAGAVQTLAAWRRAEAVRVAAGGAVARQIEQATREYAAWQLGRTPRAWKFLDQVARLDGRVPAPGARLEG
- the era gene encoding maturation of 16S RNA and assembly of 30S ribosomal subunit GTPase (Evidence 2a : Function from experimental evidences in other organisms; PubMedId : 12399511, 12427945, 12682299, 21646538, 22720735, 27834201, 28132488; Product type e : enzyme) — its product is MAGTPETAEGFRSGFVALAGRPNVGKSTLLNALVGSKVAIVAPKAQTTRNAIRGILHRPGLQAALVDTPGIHRPLHKLGERMVAQAERALREADLVWHVADLTRDPNEEDQRVAALLARQATPAWLVANKADALEPARLAAREQAYAGLMAYRRRFTVSALTGAGLDALLAALAEALPPGPPFFPEDMVTDQAEDFYVAEVIREKVLLAVREEVPHAVAVTVEEKTAKGPDLTYIRAAIYVEREGQKAILIGEGGRMLKSIGQAARLDLEAYFGHRVYLDLWVKVRKHWRNEAGWLRRFGYGEE
- a CDS encoding HlyC/CorC family transporter; amino-acid sequence: MNGSEWGSLILLAVLLGLSALYSMSETAMMALSRGKVRALVDQERPHARWLERLAHSPNRILGTVLFGNNISNVMASTVATAFFIGLDPRYGVVLATVVMSVAVLVLAEIAPKTYAAHSPEMVALRMARFMEISARLFYPVVQVLTWFGVGLVRMLGGKTEGGRLLTEEEIRNMVEVGEEQGLLEENEREMIQGIFDLGDTMVREVMVPRIDIDAVPETATLGESWDAVIHYGHSRLPVYEGTIDNVIGVIFARDILAYLKERDHATPIKELIRPVLYVPESKRVNDLLADFRRARTQIAVVLDEYGGTAGMVTMQDVLEEIVGEIHDEYDTEEVPLKVIDPDTLEVDGTLPIDDLNEYWDLDLPHEDFDTVGGLILHLLGRAPVEGETVREEGLEFTAAKVVGRRIVRAVVRRAGGGDAGPERRRLPLPGAGDGTGEDKGE
- a CDS encoding Diacylglycerol kinase, with translation MRAENLWASFLYAFEGLWYALRTQRNLRVHVLIAALVLVLSWVEQLPIRDFIAVLLAIVVVMVAELFNTALEAVVDLISPEIRRLAKTAKDVAAAAVLLAAAGAVVLGLWVFLPRLGRLPAFLMLRWERQPAATLAWLGLLVAVAALMFWIPQAPHRRGGR
- the rnrY gene encoding endonuclease involved in 70S ribosomes quality control (Evidence 2a : Function from experimental evidences in other organisms; PubMedId : 16511207, 16818608, 19181801, 20639334, 20807199, 23273979, 23638028, 24511998, 24901994, 28031281, 29873764; Product type e : enzyme) — protein: MESPPGWSAGWADVVRRAVEAALRMEGEEEAEVSVVLTDDAAVQALNREYRGIDRPTDVLSFPQREGETLGGGEEGAALLGDIVISVERARAQAEEYGHSLERELGFLAVHGVLHLLGWDHADPEDEARMMARTEAILAPLGLSRDAG
- a CDS encoding Membrane protein containing HD superfamily hydrolase domain, YQFF ortholog — encoded protein: MKPIERGQAWWTAVRGQAPRWLETWKARQLLVAGAVWLAVTLIFSIALYAQRVQVRVGDLAPRNVYAPFGVVDWAATARARAAAARAVPDVYTTDPRVLTQVDQQAADDFSLIGAMAADSAVPLAEREAALARLIPIGIPPAVWGQVLSQPPAGLKRLQQDTLVVLASVMGNGNGVRNTPLGRDEAQAFASQLAGQEETDPGLRAFLAALSRQLVRPNMFLNRQVTRERRERAAAAVPVVKILKGEQVLVQGQRVTPADIAVLKELGLLDQGFDPAPFLGSAMLAGVLTAILGGYFWFFRRNVLQTRGLTIITGIITVLALIGSQTLSSVPALSDLVVPAAAIMVAELVDTGLGLVLAGVLALSIAVLTGAEANVALVSFVGGVAGVIGISRIAHRNDIILTGLVVGLVNLVTLAGLYIMEGAVLAQLEVWQELVWGLVDGVLAAVVAMGSIPFLEAPFGIITSIKLIELSNPNQPLLRHLLVEAPGTYHHSMVVGNLAEAATEAVGGNSLLARVGAYYHDIGKSKRPYFFVDNQFGAENPHDKLSPSLSALIIASHVRDGVELAKKHHLPDAIVDFIRQHHGTTLIKYFYEKARQLDTGEGVVEDDFRYEGPRPQSKETAIVMLADASEATARTLKHPTAQNIEQVVRRIIKDRLEDGQLDDSNLTLKELDIIARTFTRVLTGVFHQRIEYPEPVLKEMERSQGRGGVGGKPPRMVRRLGGRGPTGG
- the phoH gene encoding phosphate starvation-induced protein (Evidence 2a : Function from experimental evidences in other organisms; PubMedId : 12762842; Product type ph : phenotype); translated protein: MPPTQQWVIADNRAASTLLGRGEETLKILEDAFGVRLTARGNMVAIAGSDEAQSQVREALDLLAEWAYAGEAVRPEVVRAAAAAVQEGSQREFRHLLTETVLTTGQGKPVRPRTVGQQLYIEAIRTHELVFGVGPAGTGKTYLAVAMAVRALRNHEVSRIVLTRPAVEAGEKLGFLPGALEEKVDPYLRPLYDALFEMLGSEAALRYRERGQIEVAPLAYMRGRSLTQSFIILDEAQNTTHEQMKMFLTRLGQGSRAVVTGDLTQVDLPRGTASGLATASRILARVPGIAVVTLDHRDVVRHPLVAAIVAAYEAAEAADREGNDR